A window of Bacteroidota bacterium contains these coding sequences:
- a CDS encoding T9SS type A sorting domain-containing protein has protein sequence MKNRNPIRIAVLLLICFFKLKSSFAIATYNFSSSNGTYSPILNGQQFGTPGNVNGCYYDSLNPTAATISSPVAGNGFSIGFNFKFDTLVYTRFIVCSKGWLMLGIQNTSVMNGVLYGFDKPFADLTPGISSRFEGIAAFAGKLVANPNSSLSYKVIGAAPNRTLVVQWEKFSRSVSLSDTINFQICLYENSNKIEAVYGPMQIGNVASNMQVGLSFGYRKQARSLAVDWNISQADTMHSAVCTLGAQVMPNQGLTFTWTPPPNCTSPPIAGSAVAAVSSTCGYTPLNFFLFGNSDGVGQSFQWQKSTDQLTWTNIPNSIFTSCVVPPQSVSTYYRCAATCSGQTSYSQSAFVYQTPSNQCYCISTAQNQIGSDISEILMDSLYYGTSYPLIYANAMANEIYLDNTALPAKNFHAGTTYTMKVNRISSKKSFVPYTVVAFIDFNNNFTFENSTERFVLGEANTFMQPDEITGSILIPLTTSIGNKRMRIILVDNPFVAITGCYNYNQGETIDFTINIIPSISCSGQPIAGVASSSLENVNISPTTWINLKISGYSKGSGTIYQWQSSPDGINWSNLLNVPLAPAISFQALSPLYYRCKVSCSTLSDFSNAVFIPCHDYCTSGATTTIGPDVGKFQFAGDSYQSASILYSSSNSLATQTYSNFTNKVFSVRQGETKFSITTVISSTAVSTNSVYVQADFNNDGTFTSDEYFSSTVNTQTSDPLTYYGTIPIPFNSQLGEVRLRVTARNGLFGSCGAYTQGETEDYTLLILPSDTDFCQGISGTTLSSSALQVCPGKIVDFTITNPQQQNSGFIYTWEYSSDSLNWVKLATSLLNTFNDTIVSTQYYRSTVHCTDGSVDISNVVKERLEPLPNCYCLDNLGGSNCAFTTRPITNVTIPGTTLNNSYPTCTLNASYSSINTFAPTAFRTGTLIIGNTYNLSVTTYSNDVISAWIDFNANGEYEASEWFLVSDSSIFAVPSIISITVPWGSTPGLTGMRIRNSAYGSQNAAADACTNFTSGETEEYKITLGLSTGFTNPNLENGIVIYPNPAKDIITIAIQQNKSEKSHLEIYTVKGQLIYEEGIAKSKTVVEKTIDISRFQKGLYILRWITDDRVFTKKIVFE, from the coding sequence ATGAAAAACAGAAACCCAATTCGCATTGCTGTTCTGCTTCTAATTTGCTTCTTTAAATTGAAGAGTAGTTTTGCAATAGCAACCTATAATTTTTCGTCCAGTAACGGAACCTACTCCCCTATTTTGAATGGTCAACAATTTGGAACTCCCGGTAATGTTAATGGTTGCTACTATGATTCATTAAATCCAACTGCAGCAACTATATCTTCGCCGGTTGCAGGAAACGGTTTTTCGATTGGCTTTAATTTTAAGTTCGATACTTTGGTGTATACTCGTTTTATTGTTTGTTCAAAGGGCTGGCTTATGTTAGGCATACAGAATACAAGCGTAATGAATGGGGTTTTATATGGATTTGATAAACCATTCGCAGACTTAACTCCAGGAATAAGCTCCAGATTTGAAGGAATAGCTGCATTCGCTGGAAAGCTGGTTGCTAACCCAAATTCGAGCCTCTCATATAAGGTTATTGGAGCGGCACCAAACAGAACCTTGGTTGTACAATGGGAAAAATTTTCAAGAAGTGTTTCCTTGTCGGATACAATTAATTTTCAAATCTGTTTATACGAAAATTCAAACAAGATAGAAGCGGTGTATGGCCCCATGCAAATTGGCAATGTTGCTTCAAATATGCAAGTGGGATTATCCTTTGGTTATAGAAAACAAGCTCGTTCGCTAGCTGTCGATTGGAATATAAGTCAAGCCGATACAATGCATTCAGCGGTTTGCACTTTAGGAGCGCAAGTGATGCCCAATCAAGGATTAACTTTTACCTGGACACCTCCGCCCAATTGCACTTCACCACCAATAGCCGGTTCAGCAGTGGCAGCGGTTAGTTCTACCTGTGGTTATACTCCATTAAATTTTTTTCTGTTTGGTAACTCCGATGGAGTAGGGCAATCGTTTCAATGGCAAAAATCAACCGACCAACTCACTTGGACAAATATTCCAAATTCAATTTTTACAAGCTGTGTTGTTCCACCGCAGAGTGTATCTACTTATTATCGATGCGCCGCAACATGTTCCGGTCAAACTTCTTATTCTCAATCCGCTTTTGTTTATCAAACACCGTCCAATCAGTGCTATTGTATTTCAACCGCACAAAATCAAATAGGTAGCGACATTAGCGAAATTTTAATGGACTCGCTGTATTATGGCACTTCTTACCCCTTGATATACGCTAATGCTATGGCGAATGAAATATATTTAGATAATACCGCCCTTCCTGCAAAAAACTTTCATGCTGGTACTACCTACACTATGAAGGTTAATAGAATTTCATCAAAAAAGAGTTTTGTGCCTTATACTGTTGTTGCATTTATTGATTTTAATAACAATTTTACTTTTGAGAACTCCACAGAAAGATTTGTCCTTGGCGAGGCAAATACATTTATGCAACCTGATGAAATTACCGGTTCTATTTTAATCCCATTGACCACCAGTATAGGAAACAAAAGAATGCGGATAATTTTGGTCGATAATCCATTTGTAGCCATCACAGGATGTTATAATTACAATCAAGGAGAAACAATTGATTTTACAATTAATATAATACCGTCTATATCTTGTTCGGGTCAACCAATTGCCGGAGTTGCGAGTTCCTCATTGGAAAACGTTAATATTAGCCCTACCACCTGGATAAACTTAAAAATTTCAGGATATTCTAAAGGAAGCGGTACTATTTATCAATGGCAGAGTTCTCCCGATGGAATCAATTGGTCAAATCTTCTAAATGTTCCATTGGCTCCTGCAATTTCATTTCAAGCCCTGAGTCCACTTTATTATCGGTGCAAAGTATCCTGCTCAACTTTATCAGATTTCTCAAATGCAGTATTTATTCCATGTCATGACTATTGCACTTCAGGAGCTACCACTACAATTGGGCCTGATGTTGGAAAGTTCCAATTTGCTGGTGATTCCTATCAATCCGCATCTATCTTGTATTCCAGTAGTAACAGCCTAGCAACACAAACTTATAGTAACTTTACCAACAAAGTATTTTCTGTTCGACAGGGTGAAACCAAATTTTCAATAACCACTGTTATAAGTTCTACTGCTGTAAGTACAAATTCTGTTTATGTGCAGGCTGATTTTAACAATGACGGAACATTTACTAGTGATGAATATTTTAGCTCGACAGTAAATACACAAACTTCAGATCCATTGACATATTATGGAACTATTCCGATTCCATTTAATTCACAATTGGGAGAAGTGAGATTGCGTGTCACGGCTCGAAATGGACTATTTGGAAGTTGTGGTGCATACACTCAAGGGGAAACAGAAGACTATACCTTATTAATTCTGCCATCGGATACAGATTTTTGTCAGGGAATTTCCGGAACAACGCTTAGTTCATCCGCACTTCAGGTCTGTCCCGGAAAAATTGTTGACTTTACAATTACCAATCCACAGCAACAAAATTCCGGTTTTATTTACACTTGGGAATATTCAAGCGACAGTCTAAATTGGGTAAAATTAGCTACTTCTCTTTTAAATACATTTAATGATACAATTGTGTCAACACAATATTATAGAAGTACTGTTCATTGCACGGATGGCTCTGTAGATATAAGCAATGTTGTTAAAGAAAGATTAGAGCCTTTACCAAATTGTTATTGCCTTGATAATTTGGGAGGTTCAAATTGCGCATTCACAACCAGGCCCATAACCAATGTTACCATTCCCGGAACCACACTTAATAATTCATACCCTACATGTACCCTAAATGCAAGTTATAGCTCCATTAATACTTTTGCACCCACTGCATTTAGGACTGGCACCCTAATCATTGGAAACACTTATAATTTAAGTGTTACAACCTATTCCAATGACGTAATTTCGGCTTGGATTGATTTTAATGCAAATGGGGAGTATGAAGCAAGTGAATGGTTTTTAGTTTCAGATAGTTCGATTTTTGCAGTACCCAGTATTATTAGCATTACTGTTCCTTGGGGAAGTACGCCCGGTTTAACGGGAATGCGTATTCGCAACAGTGCATATGGCAGTCAAAATGCTGCCGCTGATGCATGTACTAATTTTACAAGCGGCGAAACTGAAGAATACAAAATAACATTGGGCTTGTCGACAGGTTTTACAAACCCGAATCTGGAAAATGGAATTGTTATCTATCCCAATCCGGCAAAAGATATAATCACCATTGCAATCCAACAAAACAAATCCGAAAAATCACACTTAGAAATCTATACTGTAAAGGGACAATTGATTTATGAAGAAGGTATTGCCAAATCGAAAACAGTTGTTGAAAAGACGATTGATATCAGTAGGTTTCAAAAGGGATTGTATATCCTTAGGTGGATTACGGATGATCGAGTTTTTACCAAAAAGATTGTGTTTGAGTAG
- a CDS encoding OmpH family outer membrane protein: MNSKNIQIISFVLIATLACWIAYNQLNTPKVGFIVIQEVYNGFEFKKEMEKKFISTKNLRQKLLDSLAFDLKLLGKKIEAQNQKNSDLISEYNLKREDFFQKKKVFEEDNQNLTSQYDEQILSQLNQYVKDFGKEKNYTYILGNDGNGSLMFGSENKNISKEVLEYINSKYKGIK, from the coding sequence ATGAACTCAAAAAATATTCAAATTATATCATTTGTCCTGATCGCCACTTTAGCGTGTTGGATTGCATATAATCAGTTAAATACTCCCAAAGTTGGCTTTATTGTTATCCAAGAGGTCTACAATGGATTTGAATTTAAAAAAGAAATGGAAAAAAAATTCATTTCAACAAAAAACTTACGTCAAAAGTTGTTGGATAGCCTTGCCTTTGATTTAAAATTATTAGGTAAAAAAATTGAAGCTCAAAATCAAAAAAATAGTGACTTAATTTCAGAGTATAATTTGAAAAGAGAAGATTTTTTTCAAAAGAAAAAGGTTTTTGAAGAAGACAATCAAAACTTAACAAGTCAATACGACGAACAAATTCTTTCACAGTTAAATCAATATGTAAAGGATTTTGGAAAAGAGAAAAACTATACATACATATTAGGTAATGATGGAAATGGTTCACTCATGTTTGGGAGTGAGAATAAAAATATTTCAAAGGAGGTTTTAGAATATATTAACTCTAAGTATAAAGGAATAAAATGA
- a CDS encoding T9SS type A sorting domain-containing protein translates to MKKCYMINYLISTRIILSFIFTILYSFASAQYCTNNLGGSGCNGTRLITDFKIVGTTLSNLNNGCVMLGTNTYSNFPASGNTTASLLLGGVYTVKVTTTGTTSKKLWIDFNHNSLFEESESTMICVSSVAGIVDSVQITIPTNAVLGTTGLRVRSTSNYFAPPACEYRASGETEDYTISIVPPAGNCNGAPNAGKVSINFPSPCTNTPFTLSLMENIQAYGLSYTWQSSTDSLAWINLHTDTTVDYITSQTQSTFYRCIVSCISGGVDTSATLFFKTLCYCSSAPTHSNDDDIGRVKIGTLDNQSANTLDATGNPGSTHTYTDFTALPAPNLIQGHKYPIAITQINSNLWYNCFITVHIDFNQDGLFNTTNELFPIGSTISAGYNTLYDTIFIPFGTLGGLTRMRIVLNEGGTAAQSPCGSYGYGETEDYTVNIVTPPVCSTPPLAGAAIANDTVICLPTTVGLSLQGVNISLGQHYQWQTSPDNLVWTNVGLPLIFYDTVFNVSASTYFRCQVSCSGFTANSNSILVDFVSINQCYCPSGESTPPYNNTNFDIGKFTIGNFVNGTDTAMQYNPAAIHSYSDFMSLPPIVLNRGSNYNTSITIICDTALSGIFAFTGYKYLGIDYNQNAVFDGTDVSGYTTPVITIPNLFNNTITVPANALIGLTRLRVLVRNSTTPTSSMFCGIYGVGETEDYLVYIDYPLSSAYEISTAVSNDLVVYPNPAAQTLNISLSNAKDETAQLKLFNLAGQLVYEESFEGKYNKAIDISRFSAGLYVLQVVSETNFTTRKVVIE, encoded by the coding sequence ATGAAGAAATGCTACATGATTAATTATCTGATTTCTACAAGAATAATATTGTCTTTCATTTTCACAATATTATATTCTTTTGCTTCAGCGCAATATTGTACCAACAATCTGGGGGGCAGTGGATGCAATGGTACTCGATTAATAACCGACTTTAAGATTGTCGGCACTACTTTGTCCAACTTAAATAATGGCTGTGTAATGCTCGGAACGAATACTTATAGCAATTTTCCTGCAAGTGGAAATACAACAGCATCATTGCTATTAGGCGGAGTTTATACTGTTAAGGTTACAACTACCGGTACGACTTCAAAAAAGTTATGGATTGATTTTAACCATAACTCTTTATTTGAAGAATCTGAATCAACTATGATATGCGTTTCTTCTGTTGCCGGAATTGTTGACTCAGTACAGATAACGATACCAACAAACGCAGTTTTGGGCACAACCGGATTGCGGGTAAGGTCAACTTCAAATTACTTTGCTCCGCCGGCATGCGAATATAGAGCATCCGGTGAAACCGAAGATTATACCATATCAATTGTGCCTCCTGCAGGTAATTGTAATGGTGCTCCCAATGCAGGAAAAGTGAGCATAAATTTTCCAAGTCCTTGCACCAATACTCCATTCACATTAAGTTTGATGGAGAACATACAAGCTTATGGATTGAGCTATACCTGGCAATCTTCAACGGATAGTTTAGCATGGATAAATCTTCATACAGATACTACTGTTGATTACATCACTTCTCAAACACAAAGCACTTTTTACCGTTGTATTGTATCTTGTATTTCTGGTGGTGTAGATACTTCAGCTACACTTTTTTTTAAAACATTATGTTACTGTAGTTCAGCGCCCACACATTCTAATGACGATGATATAGGCCGAGTTAAGATCGGAACACTGGATAACCAATCTGCAAACACTTTAGACGCCACTGGAAATCCCGGCTCTACACACACCTACACTGATTTTACGGCACTTCCTGCACCAAATTTAATTCAAGGGCACAAGTATCCAATTGCAATTACTCAGATTAATTCTAACTTATGGTATAACTGTTTTATCACTGTGCATATTGATTTTAATCAGGATGGTTTGTTTAATACCACAAATGAACTTTTTCCTATAGGGAGCACAATATCTGCCGGTTATAACACTCTTTATGATACTATTTTTATTCCATTCGGAACGCTTGGTGGGCTTACTCGTATGCGAATTGTTTTAAACGAAGGTGGTACAGCTGCACAGAGTCCATGTGGTTCCTACGGTTATGGCGAAACCGAAGATTATACAGTAAATATTGTAACTCCTCCTGTTTGCAGCACTCCGCCTCTCGCAGGTGCAGCCATTGCCAACGATACTGTAATATGTTTACCAACTACAGTTGGACTTTCGTTACAGGGTGTGAACATTTCATTGGGACAACACTATCAATGGCAAACATCACCCGATAATTTAGTGTGGACCAATGTGGGTTTACCATTAATTTTTTATGATACCGTTTTTAATGTGAGTGCCAGCACCTATTTCCGTTGCCAAGTAAGCTGTTCCGGATTTACTGCAAATTCAAATTCGATTTTAGTTGATTTTGTAAGCATTAACCAATGCTATTGCCCATCAGGAGAAAGTACACCTCCTTATAATAATACAAATTTTGATATTGGTAAATTTACCATTGGGAATTTTGTGAATGGCACTGATACCGCTATGCAGTATAACCCAGCAGCAATTCATTCGTATAGTGATTTTATGTCCTTGCCACCCATAGTTTTAAATAGGGGCTCAAATTATAATACATCCATAACAATAATTTGCGATACCGCTTTAAGTGGCATATTTGCATTTACAGGATACAAGTATCTCGGAATAGATTACAATCAAAATGCTGTTTTTGACGGCACAGATGTATCAGGGTATACTACTCCTGTTATTACTATTCCCAATCTATTTAACAATACTATTACGGTGCCTGCTAATGCTTTAATTGGCCTTACTAGATTGCGTGTTTTGGTTCGAAATTCAACAACCCCAACTTCTTCTATGTTTTGTGGCATATATGGTGTTGGAGAAACAGAAGATTACTTGGTTTATATTGATTACCCGCTAAGCTCTGCTTATGAAATATCGACAGCTGTAAGCAATGATTTAGTCGTTTACCCTAACCCTGCTGCACAAACCCTTAACATAAGCCTTAGCAATGCCAAGGATGAAACAGCCCAACTAAAATTATTTAACCTTGCAGGACAATTAGTGTACGAAGAAAGCTTTGAAGGAAAATACAACAAAGCAATTGATATAAGCCGCTTTAGTGCCGGATTGTATGTGTTGCAAGTCGTTTCGGAAACTAATTTTACAACTAGGAAAGTTGTGATTGAATGA
- a CDS encoding T9SS type A sorting domain-containing protein — MSNNTSDDLTIDIANLKRGMYIVQVSSDTVNSFQKIVIEK, encoded by the coding sequence ATGAGTAACAATACATCAGATGATTTAACGATCGATATCGCAAACTTGAAGCGAGGAATGTATATAGTTCAGGTTAGCTCGGACACAGTTAACTCTTTTCAAAAAATTGTTATTGAGAAATAA
- a CDS encoding T9SS type A sorting domain-containing protein, which yields MKSIFIAFLKSTLSKVVFLGFMLFSVFPLNAQHLQWLFQPQSTGYIGFSDEIIDKHGNILVTGIYTGIVDFNPDSVGVKFLSSTNSNSYFIAKYSPGGALIWAKKCARSSSNILLDTKLKLDKLGNIYLFGMFNGIIYFDTINGSNNYLNGYFDLFAAKYDSTAQIIWANSLTTDSVNDYIGDLEIDGLGNVYMTGGFHGRIKYFNGSTYTYTSSTGNGTTFDIFLVKYDINGNRIWIKSIGSTNDDYGRRLLIDSLGNIIISGAFAGTVDFDPGPALHNITLIGNPQAQTFFAKFNSLGGFLWANAFRAPIEFIKINKAGELVILGRITFNNIDFDPGPGVTIIPFYIYQYNPIYMAKYTLNGAFKSIKYLPEYSDDAKIVISAACFDSSENILIVGSYKDSIDFDPGAGVNLKCTSDTTFNPFLAMYDTSFALISVNEFYGRTMRYNWSEHLVFKNIQSDLNNNIYIVGSYIDTIDFDLGPQSYIKVSNDTLFYNPVFVKYDGNLITSNKTNAIEVSDLKMKIYPNPSQGKLYLQGNSEKKRMEAEIIDLLGRKQYSFVFYESTYTIDLMNLENGLYYLKLNSSGTTKTIPFQIIHE from the coding sequence ATGAAATCAATCTTTATTGCTTTTTTAAAATCAACATTAAGTAAAGTTGTTTTTTTAGGATTTATGCTTTTTAGTGTGTTTCCTTTAAATGCGCAGCATTTGCAATGGTTGTTTCAACCACAATCTACCGGATACATCGGTTTTTCCGATGAAATAATTGATAAGCATGGAAACATTCTTGTTACCGGCATATATACCGGTATTGTGGATTTTAATCCGGACAGTGTTGGCGTTAAGTTTTTATCCTCAACAAATTCGAATAGTTATTTCATAGCAAAATACTCACCTGGAGGAGCACTAATTTGGGCGAAAAAGTGTGCGCGTAGCAGTTCTAATATTTTACTAGATACCAAATTAAAATTAGATAAGTTGGGAAATATTTATCTGTTTGGAATGTTTAATGGAATAATTTATTTTGATACTATTAATGGTTCTAACAATTATCTAAATGGTTATTTTGATCTTTTTGCGGCAAAGTATGATTCTACCGCGCAAATTATTTGGGCCAATAGTTTAACTACTGACAGTGTTAATGATTACATTGGAGATCTCGAAATCGATGGCTTAGGAAATGTATATATGACAGGTGGTTTCCACGGTAGAATCAAGTACTTTAATGGATCAACTTATACCTATACTTCGAGTACAGGTAATGGAACCACCTTCGATATTTTTCTTGTTAAGTATGATATCAATGGAAACCGTATTTGGATAAAAAGTATAGGGTCAACCAATGACGATTATGGCAGACGACTTTTAATTGACTCACTTGGAAATATAATAATTAGCGGAGCTTTTGCGGGAACAGTTGATTTTGATCCTGGGCCAGCTTTGCATAATATTACTCTTATTGGTAATCCGCAAGCTCAAACGTTCTTTGCTAAATTTAACTCTCTCGGAGGGTTTTTATGGGCAAATGCTTTTCGAGCGCCAATAGAGTTTATTAAAATAAATAAAGCGGGTGAGCTTGTTATTTTAGGAAGAATTACTTTTAATAATATTGATTTTGATCCTGGACCCGGTGTTACAATTATTCCATTTTATATTTATCAATATAATCCAATTTATATGGCTAAATATACTTTGAATGGTGCTTTTAAATCCATTAAATATCTGCCGGAATATTCGGATGATGCGAAAATTGTTATTTCAGCTGCATGTTTTGATAGTAGTGAAAATATTTTGATAGTTGGGTCTTATAAAGATTCAATTGATTTTGATCCCGGTGCAGGTGTTAATTTAAAATGCACAAGCGATACTACATTTAATCCGTTTCTTGCCATGTATGATACATCATTTGCTTTGATTTCGGTGAATGAATTTTATGGAAGAACAATGCGTTACAATTGGTCTGAACATTTAGTATTTAAAAATATTCAATCAGATTTAAACAACAATATATATATCGTTGGATCTTATATCGATACCATTGATTTTGATTTAGGACCGCAGAGTTATATTAAAGTAAGTAATGATACCCTCTTTTACAATCCTGTTTTTGTGAAGTATGACGGTAACCTTATTACAAGTAATAAAACAAATGCAATTGAAGTGAGCGACTTAAAAATGAAAATTTACCCCAATCCATCTCAAGGAAAATTATACTTACAAGGAAATTCTGAAAAGAAAAGAATGGAAGCTGAGATAATAGATTTATTGGGTAGAAAACAATACAGTTTTGTCTTTTATGAAAGTACCTATACAATTGATTTGATGAACTTGGAAAACGGACTCTATTATCTTAAATTAAATAGTTCTGGAACCACTAAAACAATTCCTTTTCAAATAATACACGAATAA